A stretch of Blattabacterium cuenoti DNA encodes these proteins:
- a CDS encoding transketolase, translating into MNGRLKDLCVQVRRDILRMVHDAKSGHPGGSLGCTEYFVSLYQEIMHFNPKKFTMDGEGEDLFFLSNGHISPVYYSILSRSGFFSVKELSTFRKLNSRLQGHPSIHGKLPGIRISSGSLGQGMSVAIGAALSKKLNKEFDTIIYSLHGDGELNEGQIWEAALYAGSRNIDNYIATIDYNGQQIDGTTDEVLPLGDLKKKFQSFDWKVIEELEGNNINKVINVLRKAKNETGKNKPVLIILYTKMGYGVDFMEGNNTWHGKSPNQEELEKALSQLPETYLGDYPL; encoded by the coding sequence ATGAATGGACGTTTAAAAGATTTATGTGTTCAAGTAAGGAGAGATATTTTACGCATGGTTCATGATGCAAAATCTGGACATCCTGGTGGATCTTTAGGATGTACGGAATATTTCGTAAGTTTATATCAAGAAATAATGCATTTTAATCCAAAAAAATTCACCATGGATGGAGAAGGAGAAGATCTTTTTTTCTTATCTAACGGTCATATTTCACCTGTTTATTATAGTATATTATCTCGTTCTGGTTTTTTTTCTGTAAAAGAATTATCTACTTTTAGAAAATTAAATTCTCGTTTACAAGGTCATCCTTCTATACATGGAAAGTTGCCCGGAATACGAATTTCTTCTGGATCTCTAGGACAAGGAATGTCTGTTGCTATTGGAGCCGCTTTATCAAAAAAATTAAATAAGGAATTTGATACTATTATTTATAGTTTACATGGAGATGGAGAATTGAATGAAGGTCAAATTTGGGAAGCCGCTTTATATGCTGGATCTAGAAACATAGATAATTATATAGCCACTATAGATTATAATGGACAACAAATAGATGGAACGACTGATGAAGTATTACCTCTTGGAGATTTGAAAAAAAAATTTCAATCTTTTGATTGGAAAGTGATTGAAGAGTTAGAAGGAAATAATATTAACAAAGTTATTAATGTTTTAAGGAAGGCAAAAAATGAAACTGGTAAAAATAAACCTGTTTTAATTATATTATATACTAAAATGGGATATGGAGTAGATTTTATGGAAGGAAATAACACATGGCATGGAAAATCTCCTAATCAAGAAGAATTAGAAAAAGCACT
- a CDS encoding OmpA family protein: MKNVNFFIIALFAFFSSVFSQDSKEKEKWLIRIGAHDINYYPIKSPFKDFFIKDNNSFNPIISNIELEHNIKKHIGLYLDASVGMVDNNRWKIENIFFVKLTPGINLYIFPNSKFDPYLRLGGGFHKFNGYQDRELRISETKYFKTNRNKFFILDGGLGVNFWIVSNFGLNIQSTYNQVFAYQSSDFLNFWKHNIGVVFRFGNLKFLKYKNNDRVSIPSTVGVEEEKNKKIEVENKKEDKNFTENKICCQENLDQDHDGVLDKEDLCPNQFGLKKFRGCPDTDLDNIPDNEDQCPKKFGKKENQGCPDVAFRPILFDKGRFSLSNHFLNVLDQIAEMMINGFPSYKFYIDGYTAFHGKNSKTLSIKRANVVFEALVSRGVDPSRIEIRGFGAGKKNKKKKGKGRRVEITIKK, from the coding sequence ATGAAAAACGTCAATTTTTTTATTATTGCTTTATTCGCTTTTTTTTCATCTGTTTTTTCTCAAGATTCGAAAGAAAAAGAAAAGTGGTTAATCCGAATAGGAGCTCATGATATAAATTATTATCCTATCAAATCTCCTTTTAAAGATTTTTTTATAAAAGATAACAATAGTTTTAATCCTATCATATCTAATATAGAATTAGAACATAACATAAAAAAACATATAGGATTATATTTAGATGCATCAGTGGGGATGGTAGATAATAACAGATGGAAAATAGAAAATATTTTTTTTGTCAAATTAACTCCGGGAATAAACTTATATATTTTTCCGAATTCTAAGTTCGATCCCTATTTACGATTAGGAGGAGGTTTTCATAAATTTAATGGTTATCAAGATAGAGAATTAAGAATATCAGAAACGAAATATTTTAAAACAAATAGAAATAAATTTTTTATATTAGATGGTGGATTAGGGGTAAACTTTTGGATTGTTTCTAATTTTGGATTAAATATTCAAAGTACTTATAATCAAGTTTTTGCATATCAATCATCAGATTTTTTGAATTTTTGGAAACATAATATAGGAGTAGTTTTTCGTTTTGGAAATTTAAAATTTTTAAAATATAAAAACAACGATCGTGTTTCTATTCCATCAACAGTAGGAGTAGAAGAAGAGAAAAATAAAAAAATAGAAGTAGAAAATAAAAAAGAAGATAAAAATTTTACGGAAAATAAAATCTGTTGTCAAGAAAATTTAGATCAGGATCACGATGGAGTTTTAGATAAAGAAGACTTATGTCCCAACCAATTTGGATTAAAAAAATTCAGAGGATGTCCTGATACAGATTTAGATAATATTCCAGATAATGAAGATCAATGTCCTAAAAAATTTGGAAAAAAAGAGAACCAAGGATGCCCTGATGTTGCTTTTCGTCCTATTTTATTTGATAAAGGTCGTTTTTCATTGTCTAATCATTTTTTAAATGTTTTGGATCAAATTGCTGAAATGATGATCAACGGTTTTCCTTCTTACAAATTTTATATAGATGGATATACAGCTTTTCATGGAAAGAATTCTAAAACATTATCTATAAAAAGAGCAAATGTCGTTTTTGAAGCTCTAGTATCTAGAGGAGTAGATCCTTCTAGAATAGAAATTAGAGGATTTGGAGCAGGAAAAAAGAATAAGAAGAAAAAAGGAAAAGGACGACGTGTTGAAATTACAATTAAAAAATAA
- the smpB gene encoding SsrA-binding protein SmpB → MSILNRKARFNYHFIEYYIAGIQLLGTEIKSIRQNKVNIMDSFCQMKYGELYSINMYISEYQFGTNCNHLSRRERKLLLNKKELIKIEKKLKKTGLTIIPIELFINNKGYAKMKIALAKGKKMYDKREYLRKKDFSKEIKRFIQFKNCI, encoded by the coding sequence ATGAGTATTCTAAATAGAAAAGCTAGATTTAACTATCATTTTATAGAATATTATATAGCTGGTATACAACTTCTTGGAACGGAAATAAAATCTATAAGACAAAATAAAGTAAATATTATGGATAGTTTTTGCCAAATGAAATATGGAGAATTATATTCTATTAATATGTACATATCTGAATACCAATTTGGGACAAATTGTAATCATTTAAGTAGAAGAGAAAGAAAATTATTATTAAATAAAAAAGAATTAATAAAAATAGAAAAGAAATTGAAGAAAACTGGATTAACTATCATTCCTATAGAATTATTTATTAATAATAAAGGATATGCAAAAATGAAAATAGCTTTAGCAAAGGGAAAAAAAATGTACGATAAACGTGAATATTTACGAAAAAAAGATTTTTCTAAGGAAATAAAACGGTTTATTCAATTCAAAAATTGTATTTAA